DNA from Chloroflexi bacterium ADurb.Bin180:
GCATTCCTCGGACGTGACCGCGAGCTTGGCGACCTGACCCAGTTGCTCAACACATTCGTCGCCGACCGCCGTGGGCGGCTTGTCGCAATTGCGGGCGAGGCTGGCCTGGGAAAGTCGCGCCTTGTACAGGAGTGGATAGCTACTAGCGCTACAGACGGGGTGACCGTCTGGCATGGAAGAGGTCTTCCGTACGCTCAGGGAACTGGGTACGGTGTGTTCCGTTCGCTACTACGGGATGCTATCGATGGCTATGGTGCGCCCGACGCCTGGTACCAGCATGTTAGTGAACCACTCCGACCCTTTGTGCAGCGAGTCCTGGGCCTGCCTATCCGCTCCGGGGATGACACGGCATGGGAACACCTGCCTCCTGAGCGTATCAGCCAGTTGACGACGTTGGCTGTCCGTGAGTGGCTCGCAAGCGAAGCACGGCGGACGCCGCTGGTGCTCATTCTGGACGATTTCCATTGGGCAGATGACCTATCACAGGCGATGCTGCAGTCACTGGTGGGCCAGATCTCAGATATGCCCGTGCTCATCTGTGTCATTGCTAGACCAGAACCACAACTCACGTTGGATCTTCCGGCCATGGCATCCGCTGAGGGTCGCTACATAGCGCTAGCGCCGCTGTCGGAAGATGACAGTCGGCAGCTTTTATCGACCCTCCTGGACCTTGATGGTTTCCCCGAAGGAACCGTCCAGACCATTCTCACCAGAGCGGAAGGCAACCCTTTCTACATCGAGGAGTTTGTCCGGATGCTCATCGAGCAGGAGCTTGTCGAGCTGCACAACGAGCGTTGGCGTGCCGTCTCAACCGTGGCTCTCGAGACCCTCGAGTTTCCGACCTCGCTCCGCGGGCTCATGTTGGCAAGAATCGACCGGCTTCCGGAGAACCTGCGGCACCTTCTTCAGGACGCAGCCGTAATCGGGCTGCAGTTTGATGCCACGCTTCTCGGTGATGTCGAGTACCGGTTGCGCCGGGTGGAAGTCATCAACCCGATGCTTGAGCGGCTTGAAGAACTCGACCTACTCGAGCGGCGTCCCCTCGCCGGTCCGAGCGCCTATGCTTTCCGCCACATCCTGACCCAGGAAACGGTGTATCGCAGTATCCTGCGGAACGAGAGGCCAGACCTTCACCGTACGGTCGCGGAGAGCATCGAGAGTCTCTACGCAGATGACCTCGCCCCTCACACCGAGGTCCTTGCGTTACACTACGATCGGTCACGCCAGCGGGAGAAAGCGCTGTGGTACACACTCCAATCCGGCATCCGTGCACAACACAGGTTCGCCAACCGGTCTGCCGTCGACTATTACAGTCGGGCGTTACAGTTGTCGCAGCACATCGAAGATGCTTCCAGCGCACGCTGGCAGGCTGCAGTTGGTCTGGGAGACGTCCAGCAGCACGTGGGCGAGAATGAGGATGCTATCAGCTTCTACACGGCGGCACTCGAAGAGCAGCCACTCGCACCGCCTAACATCCGCGCTGAAGTCATGCTCAAGATCGGACGCGCGTGGGATAAGTTGGGCAGTCGCGACAAGGCTGAGAGTTGGCTCAAGTCGGCAGCGAACGAAGTTGAGCGTAGCGGGGAGCACACACCATCAATCGAGGCGGAGATCTATAACGCTCTGGGATGGCTTACCCTCCGCAGTGGGGATCTATCGGCTGCGCAGGCACTTCTCATGCGCGCTGCAGAACTCGTCGACCGTACGGATGACTATGATGTACTTGCCTCGATCCTGAATCGGCTGGGCGCGGTTTACTTCAGCCGGGGCGAGTGGCAAAAAGCCGTCGAGGTCGTACAGCGCTCGCTGGACATCAGGGAGAGACTTGGCGATGTCTTGGGTGTCGCCCGTTCGTCCAACAATCTCGGCATCCTCAAACGCGACAACGGTGATTGGCAGGGCGCGCTACAGACCTACACCCGTTGCCTCGAGGCTATGCGCACGATTGGCGATGTTGAGGGTGAGGCTATGACGCTTACCAATATGGGGGGTGTCTACACCGACCTGGGCGAATGGGACAGAGCAGAGGAGTGCCTTAGGCGCAGCTACGATATTGCCCAGCATATCGCCAACACCTATGAACGAGCCCAGGCGAATATGAACCTCGGGCGTCTATTCCTGCGCAAGGGCGAGCTGGATCGAGCAGAGACATTTGTTGACACAGCAATATCACTCTATGCACAGGTTGGCGTCAGCGCCAATCCTAATGTTATCGATGCGTACTGGCTGCGCGGAATGCTGCATCTAGAGCAAGGCAACGCCGAACACGCGATGGAATGGAGCAAGCGCAACTACGCCGTGCTTAGAGAGGGAACTGGCGTCGAGGATGGTGAGTCGCCCGAGTGGGGACGATACCATCAGCTTGTCGGTCGGCTGGCTCTGGTGCAGGGACAGGTCGAGGAAGCTACACAGCACTTCGAGCGCGCCAAGGCGATTTTCAGGGCAAATCGGTCGCCAGCCGAAATGGCACGCACAAGCTACTGGTGCGCACAAGCTTGGCTTCGAGCCGATCAGGCCGCCAGGGCACGCGAGGAGCTTGTGGAGGCGCTAGGCATCTTCAGCAGCTTGGGTGCCTCTGCCGACCTGGATCGGACCACGCAGTTCCTGAGCGGCCTGGACAAGGCGACTACCGTTACACACACGAAAGGGGGGAGCCGCTAGGCGGCTCCCCCCTCATCAGAATGCGACTGCAAAGCTCCTAGTCCAGATCCACCCAGAGGTTGATGGCTACCTCTGGCGTCTCCGTGATGGTCTGCGTTGTGTTAGCGAAGCTCTCCGCAAACCCAGGATCGCCGTACGT
Protein-coding regions in this window:
- the cyaA_1 gene encoding Adenylate cyclase 1 codes for the protein MYCHQCGRPIANGLTHCPRCNAPLPVADEIVKTDWEYAASTIAAKEAIIARLRRFIPPAIAQRIVEDHEQIRGERRDVTVVFVDAVGFTRLSLSLDAELVFNLVSDLLSRLAACVHRYGGMVDKFTGDGLMAVFGAPAAQENDAEMSVRAALDMLQAAAEFAPLARAQLGASSQVRIGINRGPVIAGVLSTAEQSSYTVIGDTVNLAARLESLATPGHVLVSASVHDQTQALFDYEPVKKLPVKGMDIPMEVYEVASSRASTASSRGMPGMTGAFLGRDRELGDLTQLLNTFVADRRGRLVAIAGEAGLGKSRLVQEWIATSATDGVTVWHGRGLPYAQGTGYGVFRSLLRDAIDGYGAPDAWYQHVSEPLRPFVQRVLGLPIRSGDDTAWEHLPPERISQLTTLAVREWLASEARRTPLVLILDDFHWADDLSQAMLQSLVGQISDMPVLICVIARPEPQLTLDLPAMASAEGRYIALAPLSEDDSRQLLSTLLDLDGFPEGTVQTILTRAEGNPFYIEEFVRMLIEQELVELHNERWRAVSTVALETLEFPTSLRGLMLARIDRLPENLRHLLQDAAVIGLQFDATLLGDVEYRLRRVEVINPMLERLEELDLLERRPLAGPSAYAFRHILTQETVYRSILRNERPDLHRTVAESIESLYADDLAPHTEVLALHYDRSRQREKALWYTLQSGIRAQHRFANRSAVDYYSRALQLSQHIEDASSARWQAAVGLGDVQQHVGENEDAISFYTAALEEQPLAPPNIRAEVMLKIGRAWDKLGSRDKAESWLKSAANEVERSGEHTPSIEAEIYNALGWLTLRSGDLSAAQALLMRAAELVDRTDDYDVLASILNRLGAVYFSRGEWQKAVEVVQRSLDIRERLGDVLGVARSSNNLGILKRDNGDWQGALQTYTRCLEAMRTIGDVEGEAMTLTNMGGVYTDLGEWDRAEECLRRSYDIAQHIANTYERAQANMNLGRLFLRKGELDRAETFVDTAISLYAQVGVSANPNVIDAYWLRGMLHLEQGNAEHAMEWSKRNYAVLREGTGVEDGESPEWGRYHQLVGRLALVQGQVEEATQHFERAKAIFRANRSPAEMARTSYWCAQAWLRADQAARAREELVEALGIFSSLGASADLDRTTQFLSGLDKATTVTHTKGGSR